In Leptospira harrisiae, a genomic segment contains:
- a CDS encoding response regulator, with product MSKGYIICVDDEVSVLETLAEQLLARFGESHIIETASSAEEALSLIDEIISSNDIVELIVSDQVMPGMKGDRFLEQVHHRLPDAIKILLTGQAGLDSAIYAINNGGLSRYVEKPWNIDELSKDIKDLLDKFRQNLENQHLIQALNRRIIELESGQ from the coding sequence ATGAGTAAAGGTTATATTATATGTGTCGATGATGAAGTATCGGTATTGGAGACGCTTGCGGAACAACTTCTGGCTCGATTTGGCGAATCCCATATCATCGAGACTGCCAGTAGTGCCGAAGAAGCACTTTCCCTCATCGACGAAATCATCAGTAGCAACGACATTGTTGAGTTGATTGTTTCTGACCAAGTGATGCCTGGAATGAAAGGAGATCGATTTTTGGAGCAGGTGCACCACCGCCTTCCTGATGCGATTAAAATCCTTCTGACTGGTCAGGCAGGACTTGATTCCGCAATCTATGCCATCAATAACGGGGGACTCAGTCGGTATGTCGAAAAACCGTGGAACATTGACGAACTATCCAAAGACATCAAAGACCTACTGGATAAGTTCCGACAAAATTTGGAAAACCAACACCTCATCCAAGCCCTCAATCGTCGCATCATCGAATTGGAATCTGGACAGTAA
- a CDS encoding UDP-glucose dehydrogenase family protein, producing the protein MKVCVVGTGYVGLVAGTCFAEYGNDVICIDKDEKKINDLKQGIIPIYEPGLSELVERNHKEGRLHFSTSLKDGVESSEFVFIAVGTPTSDNGSADLRFVFAVAEEVGKTMNGYKIIVDKSTVPVGTADQVKAIVAKNTKHPFDVVSNPEFLKEGAAIDDFMRPERVVIGAESEKAAKKMSELYSPFVLNGNPIITMSIRSAELTKYACNAFLATKISFVNEIANLCDALGANYDDVRKGMGTDSRIGRQFLYAGIGYGGSCFPKDVRALLRTAEEVSAPMHIIQSVEDVNEKQKTRLTDKIFEHFKSTDMKGKTFGIWGLAFKPGTDDMREAPSIPLIYELHKNGAKIQVFDPAAAETSKYYFDGKVEYKKDAYSALQGADAMLLLTEWREFREPDFNKIKSLLKSPLVFDGRNQYKPTLMIELGFTYYSIGNR; encoded by the coding sequence ATGAAAGTTTGTGTGGTCGGAACCGGATATGTAGGCCTCGTAGCAGGAACCTGTTTTGCCGAGTATGGCAATGACGTCATTTGTATTGATAAAGATGAAAAGAAAATCAATGACCTAAAACAAGGGATCATTCCCATTTATGAACCTGGGCTCTCTGAACTTGTGGAACGAAACCATAAAGAAGGAAGGCTTCACTTTTCCACTTCATTAAAAGACGGAGTGGAATCTTCGGAATTTGTTTTTATCGCAGTGGGAACACCAACCTCTGATAACGGTTCTGCAGATTTACGATTTGTTTTTGCAGTAGCTGAAGAAGTCGGTAAAACGATGAACGGATACAAAATCATCGTCGATAAATCAACAGTTCCTGTTGGTACTGCAGATCAGGTAAAAGCTATAGTTGCAAAAAACACAAAACACCCGTTTGATGTTGTTTCCAATCCAGAATTTTTAAAAGAAGGCGCTGCGATTGATGACTTTATGCGTCCCGAAAGAGTTGTGATAGGTGCTGAATCTGAAAAAGCTGCCAAAAAAATGAGCGAATTGTATTCTCCATTCGTGCTTAATGGCAACCCAATCATAACGATGAGTATTCGTTCCGCCGAACTTACAAAATATGCATGTAATGCCTTCCTTGCTACGAAAATTTCATTCGTAAATGAAATCGCAAATTTATGTGATGCGTTAGGCGCAAATTATGATGATGTGCGAAAAGGAATGGGAACTGATTCAAGAATTGGACGTCAGTTTTTATACGCAGGGATTGGTTATGGTGGATCTTGTTTTCCTAAAGATGTAAGAGCGTTACTTCGAACTGCAGAAGAAGTGAGTGCACCAATGCATATCATTCAATCAGTAGAAGATGTAAATGAAAAACAAAAAACTCGTTTAACCGATAAGATTTTTGAACATTTTAAATCAACCGATATGAAAGGAAAAACTTTTGGTATTTGGGGATTGGCATTTAAACCTGGAACCGATGATATGCGCGAAGCTCCTTCCATTCCATTGATTTATGAGTTACATAAAAATGGAGCAAAAATCCAAGTGTTTGATCCTGCTGCAGCTGAAACATCGAAGTACTATTTTGATGGAAAAGTTGAATACAAAAAAGATGCGTATTCCGCCCTCCAAGGTGCAGATGCGATGCTTCTATTAACAGAATGGAGAGAATTTAGAGAACCTGATTTTAATAAAATCAAAAGCCTTTTAAAATCTCCTCTAGTATTTGATGGAAGAAATCAATACAAACCAACGCTTATGATTGAGTTGGGTTTTACTTATTACTCAATCGGAAACCGATAA
- a CDS encoding enoyl-CoA hydratase-related protein, whose product MHLSFLDIQIKSNFALVTIKRPEALNALNDVVITEIGAMVDELESNLSVRGFILTGEGKAFVAGADIAKMKEFNVREGQAFSELGQTVFRKMELSNLISIAAINGFCLGGGMELAMACDIRYAVASAKLGLPEVTLGLLPGFGGSQRLPRLIGVGRATELILSGDMISADEGYRLGLINKVVDPTELLNESEKTLSTILSRGPNAIKAAKTAIRQGLETNMDRGLDWEKQLFGGRFADEETKEGLSAFLEKRKPNFKG is encoded by the coding sequence ATTCATTTGTCTTTTTTAGATATTCAAATTAAATCCAATTTTGCCCTTGTTACCATCAAAAGGCCAGAGGCCCTAAATGCACTGAACGATGTTGTGATTACAGAAATCGGTGCCATGGTGGATGAGTTGGAATCCAATCTCTCAGTGCGAGGATTTATTCTTACTGGCGAAGGAAAAGCTTTTGTGGCAGGTGCGGACATAGCAAAAATGAAAGAGTTCAATGTCCGTGAAGGTCAGGCTTTTTCTGAACTCGGCCAAACTGTTTTTAGAAAAATGGAACTATCAAACTTGATCTCTATCGCCGCCATCAATGGATTTTGTTTGGGTGGCGGAATGGAACTTGCTATGGCATGTGATATTCGTTATGCGGTAGCTTCTGCTAAATTAGGTTTACCGGAAGTGACACTTGGTTTGCTCCCAGGATTCGGTGGTTCCCAAAGACTTCCGAGACTCATAGGTGTGGGGAGAGCCACTGAACTTATTTTGTCGGGAGATATGATTTCAGCGGATGAAGGATACAGGTTAGGGCTTATTAATAAGGTTGTTGACCCAACCGAGTTATTAAACGAATCAGAAAAAACACTTTCTACAATTCTTTCACGTGGACCTAACGCCATCAAGGCGGCAAAAACTGCCATTCGCCAAGGTTTAGAAACTAATATGGATCGTGGATTGGATTGGGAGAAACAACTATTTGGTGGAAGGTTCGCCGACGAAGAAACGAAAGAAGGTCTTTCCGCTTTCCTTGAAAAAAGGAAACCAAACTTCAAAGGTTAA
- the hisE gene encoding phosphoribosyl-ATP diphosphatase, with translation MDFLLKLEELLRKRKEELPEKSYTAELFRDGVDRILKKIGEEAGEVIIAAKNPNEKELIHEIADLIFHLEVLMVEKGISLSTIAKELEKRHS, from the coding sequence ATGGATTTTTTACTGAAATTGGAAGAACTACTCCGCAAACGTAAGGAAGAATTACCTGAAAAGTCTTATACAGCGGAACTCTTCCGTGATGGTGTTGATAGAATCCTTAAAAAAATTGGGGAAGAAGCAGGTGAAGTGATCATCGCTGCAAAAAATCCGAATGAAAAAGAACTGATTCACGAAATTGCTGATTTAATTTTTCATTTAGAAGTTCTTATGGTGGAAAAGGGAATTAGTTTATCTACCATAGCCAAAGAATTGGAAAAAAGACACAGCTAA
- a CDS encoding HEAT repeat domain-containing protein — MVRYGTSQERKQALGELTRFPKESASELYILVGEQLKTEKDMGMKIILLKTIGDLDLKENKETIISLFEDSNEDVAKQAVTSAKKMKLAEATNPLLEKVKKEDFTKNSNSLSLYISALGELPEGKTAAPFLETKFREKFNNADMRGQIALYFGSVLYADAESALMEVAFDEIQPTTLRCYSMNTLGKLKSETAKPKLYELLDSLKKTAGKLDAKKAQSLKIYAIGALVTMGDKEVFQELNEFARDDDSMVRLRAIEFMGNLKDPKALELLEYKRDRDPSPKVQKAAKKAIDQINGKETVPDEEKSTEEKLEEEPK; from the coding sequence ATGGTTCGTTATGGAACGAGTCAGGAAAGAAAACAAGCATTAGGTGAGTTGACGAGGTTCCCCAAAGAAAGTGCGAGCGAATTGTATATACTCGTCGGTGAACAATTAAAAACAGAAAAAGATATGGGGATGAAAATCATCCTCTTAAAAACTATTGGTGATCTGGACTTAAAAGAAAACAAAGAAACCATCATTAGTTTGTTTGAAGATTCCAATGAGGACGTTGCCAAACAAGCAGTCACTTCGGCTAAAAAAATGAAATTAGCGGAAGCCACAAACCCCTTACTCGAAAAAGTGAAAAAAGAAGATTTCACAAAGAACTCTAATTCGCTAAGTCTTTATATCAGTGCTTTGGGAGAATTGCCGGAGGGAAAAACAGCTGCGCCATTTTTAGAAACTAAGTTTCGCGAAAAGTTTAATAATGCGGATATGCGAGGGCAAATTGCTTTGTATTTTGGATCCGTTCTTTATGCTGATGCAGAGTCGGCTCTAATGGAAGTTGCCTTTGATGAAATCCAACCCACTACCTTACGATGTTATTCTATGAATACTTTGGGTAAGCTAAAATCTGAAACTGCAAAACCTAAGTTATACGAACTTCTGGATTCATTAAAGAAAACGGCTGGTAAGTTGGATGCGAAAAAAGCCCAATCCTTAAAGATTTACGCCATCGGTGCTCTCGTGACTATGGGAGACAAAGAAGTATTCCAAGAACTAAATGAATTTGCTCGTGATGATGATAGTATGGTGCGACTTCGCGCCATTGAATTTATGGGAAATTTGAAAGATCCCAAAGCCTTAGAATTATTAGAATACAAAAGGGACAGGGACCCGAGTCCCAAAGTACAAAAAGCCGCCAAAAAAGCCATCGACCAAATCAATGGAAAAGAAACGGTTCCCGATGAAGAAAAATCAACAGAGGAAAAACTGGAAGAAGAACCCAAATGA
- a CDS encoding DUF192 domain-containing protein produces MKTRIGILLVLLTFSVCKQAESFPTQTNTPEILFGSVSDRVLKLEIANTPSTRATGLMYRTKLGEDEGMLFVFPHSDYLSFWMKNTLIPLSIGYFSEDMRLLESFDMKPNQTEEVYNARKPAMYALEVNQGWFAKHKIGKDAVLTLERKVSARD; encoded by the coding sequence ATGAAAACACGGATTGGAATTCTACTTGTTCTATTGACTTTTTCTGTTTGTAAACAAGCAGAATCCTTTCCGACGCAAACAAACACACCCGAAATATTATTTGGTAGTGTTTCTGATCGTGTTTTAAAATTAGAAATTGCCAACACTCCATCTACTAGAGCGACAGGACTTATGTATCGCACTAAACTTGGTGAAGATGAGGGAATGTTATTTGTTTTTCCTCATTCTGATTATTTAAGTTTTTGGATGAAGAACACACTCATCCCTTTGTCGATTGGTTATTTTTCAGAAGATATGCGACTTTTAGAATCATTCGACATGAAACCCAACCAAACTGAAGAAGTGTATAATGCAAGAAAACCAGCGATGTATGCTTTAGAAGTCAACCAAGGTTGGTTCGCCAAACACAAAATTGGCAAAGATGCAGTCCTTACTTTAGAGCGAAAGGTCTCCGCCCGCGACTAA
- a CDS encoding thioredoxin fold domain-containing protein, with amino-acid sequence MVRKILPIFFFLISSSLFSESNWGSSIQKGFETAKQDKKFIIVDVFADWCTYCLVLEKEIFPDPEVSKVLDQFVRVRLDGEEFPNLRKKYNIEGYPTILFIDGDGNYVTKISGLATKEDIIVVSKRILQEPNLESYLKTELRKNQNIPDIHFRLGLLYFQNKEFEKAELQFAETIQKSKPASVLKENAHFNLNLVKSIHGPKETAAKSWKEFLESYPTSNRKTTAKLYYGLTLKEAGELKLAKSILTEVKPLLVTETDKSMCNEALSEIERGF; translated from the coding sequence ATGGTTCGCAAGATTCTGCCAATTTTTTTCTTTCTTATTTCGAGTTCGCTTTTTTCCGAATCCAATTGGGGAAGTTCAATCCAAAAGGGATTCGAAACCGCCAAACAAGACAAAAAATTCATCATTGTTGATGTATTTGCTGATTGGTGTACATATTGTTTAGTTTTAGAAAAGGAAATTTTTCCTGATCCAGAAGTTAGTAAGGTATTGGACCAATTCGTACGAGTTCGGTTAGATGGAGAAGAGTTTCCAAACCTTCGAAAAAAATACAATATAGAAGGTTATCCAACAATCCTATTCATTGATGGAGACGGAAATTACGTTACAAAGATTTCAGGGCTCGCAACAAAAGAAGATATTATCGTAGTTTCCAAAAGAATCCTACAAGAGCCAAATTTGGAATCTTATCTCAAAACGGAACTTAGAAAAAATCAAAATATCCCAGACATTCATTTTCGTTTGGGCTTATTGTATTTCCAAAACAAAGAATTTGAAAAAGCAGAACTTCAATTTGCAGAGACAATTCAAAAATCAAAACCTGCATCGGTTCTGAAAGAAAATGCACATTTTAATCTCAACTTGGTTAAATCCATACATGGGCCTAAAGAGACTGCAGCAAAATCATGGAAAGAGTTTTTAGAATCATACCCAACATCAAACCGCAAAACTACAGCTAAACTATACTATGGTCTGACATTAAAGGAAGCGGGAGAATTAAAACTGGCAAAGTCGATTTTAACTGAGGTTAAACCACTATTAGTCACGGAGACGGATAAATCGATGTGTAATGAAGCTTTGTCTGAAATAGAAAGAGGATTTTAG
- a CDS encoding LIC12298 family protein: MIVRSIQQPAYNRHKDSGLAGQGPKKGFSQNQTGKTFEEYLLEAFQGEVVQNGEWVSPGLSALGQKNLKRM, from the coding sequence ATGATCGTTCGATCCATCCAACAACCCGCTTACAACCGCCACAAAGACTCAGGTCTCGCTGGCCAAGGTCCGAAAAAGGGATTTTCCCAGAATCAAACTGGGAAAACTTTTGAAGAGTATTTACTGGAAGCCTTCCAAGGGGAAGTGGTTCAAAACGGAGAGTGGGTATCGCCTGGTCTTTCCGCTCTTGGCCAAAAGAACCTAAAAAGGATGTAG
- a CDS encoding LIC_11959 family protein → MNWKVFTSICICLLIVSKTSLYSEDNGRYTGPIPRSEKRILDGKAEFLKSGTFPLEWKLFFKGKQGDFVVFYDLNGDEIHFRYRRNKFDLDAEVFVKDLFSGNPYRVKGEWIGYYFYSVDERGKRSSLPTPKKLPAEPKEFADRQSVPIFKLIEYIEVRTDDLLY, encoded by the coding sequence ATGAATTGGAAAGTTTTTACTTCTATTTGTATTTGCTTATTGATTGTTTCAAAAACAAGTCTTTATTCGGAAGATAACGGTCGCTATACGGGGCCAATTCCCCGTTCTGAAAAAAGAATATTGGATGGGAAAGCAGAGTTCCTAAAATCAGGAACATTTCCCTTAGAATGGAAACTGTTTTTTAAGGGAAAACAAGGGGATTTTGTTGTTTTTTACGACTTAAACGGGGACGAAATCCACTTTCGGTACAGACGTAATAAATTTGATTTGGATGCTGAAGTTTTTGTGAAGGATTTGTTTTCTGGCAATCCATACCGGGTGAAAGGGGAATGGATCGGTTATTATTTTTATTCAGTAGATGAAAGAGGAAAACGGTCTTCATTACCCACCCCTAAAAAACTCCCGGCAGAACCAAAAGAATTTGCCGATAGACAATCAGTTCCTATCTTTAAATTAATCGAATACATCGAAGTTCGTACGGATGACCTTCTCTATTAA
- a CDS encoding glycogen/starch/alpha-glucan phosphorylase, which translates to MVVNNPRLITLLSEEQKADLASMEKQFAHHLEYTIGKNRFNLKNEDIYKALGHTIRDFLIDRLNVTHERYRNENPKRVFYFSLEFLMGRTLMNALINLGLYETIQVMLRGIGFELTDVLEFETDAGLGNGGLGRLAACFLDSMATLNVPGFGYGIRYDYGIFNQIIANGSQLEMPDHWDADGVPYEVVRSDISFSVGFFGHTETRVSGKGKIQHDWVPDETVLASAHDYPIPGFNTSTVNYLRLWAAKSSEEFNLDYFNHGDYMKAVQDKSISENISKVLYPNDTTEQGKVLRLKQQYFMVCASLQDILIQFRESTQNLKELPNYIAIQLNDTHPSIGIAELMRVFLDNEEMDWEPAWEIVTKVFSYTNHTVLPEALETWRVELFEKLLPRHLEIIYEINHRFLTEVRSRGILSDFEIGQVSIIEEGNEKRIRMANLAVIGSYRVNGVAELHSELIKKTIFQAFTKVFPEKFNNKTNGITPRRWLLQSNPSLANLISKRIGNEFTTDLYNLKKLESFVDDLDFQNDWRVVKQTAKDELAKLIKSETGITIDSKSLIDVQIKRFHEYKRQLLNILRVIALYRRIKENPSRELTPRTVIFGGKAAPGYYMAKLIIKLINNVAWVINRDPDVADRLKVVFLPNYRVSLAEKIIPGSNLSEQISTAGTEASGTSNMKFMLNGALTIGTLDGANVEILEEVGPENIYIFGLHTEEVFRLKEAGYQPADYIQKNDELHKVLLMIRENLFSMGEPGIFGPIYDSLYYTDNYLLMADFDAYDQTQNLVARDYLDETTWTKKSILNVARSGKFSSDRTIREYAKEIWKVPLLDTVPPKTIYKLPQN; encoded by the coding sequence ATGGTTGTCAATAATCCTCGATTAATTACACTTTTATCAGAAGAACAAAAAGCCGACTTGGCTTCGATGGAAAAACAATTTGCCCACCATTTGGAATATACCATTGGTAAAAACAGATTTAATCTGAAAAACGAAGATATATATAAAGCACTTGGACATACCATCAGAGACTTTTTAATCGATCGATTAAATGTTACTCACGAACGTTATAGAAATGAAAATCCCAAACGTGTGTTTTATTTTTCATTAGAATTTTTAATGGGACGCACTCTTATGAATGCTCTCATCAATCTTGGGTTATACGAAACAATCCAAGTGATGCTTCGTGGAATTGGTTTTGAACTTACTGATGTTTTAGAATTTGAAACCGATGCGGGACTTGGCAACGGTGGCCTTGGTAGGCTTGCTGCTTGTTTTTTAGATTCGATGGCCACTCTGAATGTCCCTGGATTTGGTTATGGAATTCGTTATGACTATGGAATTTTTAACCAAATTATCGCCAATGGAAGCCAGTTGGAGATGCCCGACCACTGGGATGCTGACGGGGTTCCTTATGAAGTAGTAAGGTCGGATATTTCCTTTTCTGTTGGTTTTTTTGGTCATACAGAAACTAGGGTTTCGGGGAAGGGGAAAATCCAACATGATTGGGTTCCCGATGAAACGGTTCTTGCTTCTGCACATGATTATCCCATTCCTGGATTTAATACGAGTACGGTGAACTATTTAAGGCTTTGGGCTGCCAAATCTTCAGAAGAATTTAATTTAGATTATTTTAACCACGGCGATTATATGAAAGCCGTACAAGACAAATCCATTTCCGAAAATATTTCCAAAGTATTGTATCCCAACGACACCACCGAACAAGGAAAAGTGCTTCGACTCAAACAACAATACTTTATGGTTTGTGCTTCTCTCCAAGATATTTTAATTCAGTTCCGCGAATCGACTCAAAATTTAAAAGAACTTCCAAACTATATCGCCATCCAATTGAATGATACCCACCCAAGCATTGGAATTGCAGAGCTTATGCGAGTATTTTTGGATAACGAAGAAATGGATTGGGAACCCGCATGGGAGATTGTCACCAAAGTTTTTTCTTATACCAACCATACGGTTTTGCCAGAAGCTTTGGAAACATGGCGCGTGGAACTTTTTGAAAAACTTTTGCCAAGGCATTTAGAAATCATTTATGAAATCAACCATCGGTTTTTGACGGAGGTTCGAAGCCGAGGGATTTTATCTGATTTTGAAATTGGACAAGTGAGTATCATTGAAGAAGGAAATGAAAAAAGAATTCGTATGGCAAACTTAGCTGTCATTGGATCTTACAGAGTCAATGGAGTTGCGGAGTTACATTCGGAACTCATTAAAAAAACAATTTTCCAAGCCTTTACTAAAGTTTTTCCTGAAAAATTTAATAACAAAACCAACGGGATCACACCTCGTCGATGGTTACTCCAATCAAACCCAAGTTTGGCGAATTTGATTTCCAAACGAATTGGAAATGAGTTTACAACCGATTTATACAATTTAAAAAAATTGGAATCCTTTGTGGATGATCTCGATTTCCAAAATGATTGGAGAGTCGTAAAACAAACTGCCAAAGACGAATTGGCCAAACTCATCAAAAGTGAAACAGGAATTACCATCGATTCTAAATCACTCATCGATGTTCAAATCAAACGTTTCCACGAATACAAACGCCAACTTCTGAATATTCTTCGTGTGATTGCGTTGTACAGACGTATCAAAGAAAATCCATCACGAGAATTGACACCACGAACCGTGATCTTTGGTGGGAAGGCAGCACCTGGTTATTATATGGCCAAACTCATCATCAAACTCATTAACAATGTTGCTTGGGTCATCAACCGAGATCCTGATGTGGCTGACCGATTGAAAGTGGTTTTTTTACCCAACTACCGAGTGAGTCTTGCCGAAAAAATCATTCCAGGTAGTAATCTTTCCGAACAAATTTCAACTGCGGGGACAGAGGCATCTGGAACTAGTAACATGAAATTTATGTTAAATGGTGCTTTGACCATTGGAACCTTGGATGGTGCCAATGTAGAAATTCTAGAAGAAGTCGGGCCAGAAAATATTTATATTTTTGGACTTCATACAGAAGAAGTGTTTCGTTTGAAAGAAGCCGGATACCAACCTGCTGATTACATTCAAAAAAATGATGAGCTCCACAAAGTGCTTCTCATGATCCGTGAGAATTTATTTTCAATGGGGGAACCTGGGATTTTTGGTCCGATCTATGATAGCCTATATTATACGGATAACTACTTGCTGATGGCTGATTTTGATGCGTATGACCAGACCCAAAACCTAGTAGCGAGAGATTATTTGGACGAAACCACTTGGACCAAAAAATCCATTCTGAATGTGGCAAGGTCAGGCAAATTTTCTTCGGATAGGACCATCAGGGAGTACGCCAAAGAGATCTGGAAGGTTCCTCTCCTTGACACAGTTCCACCAAAAACTATCTACAAATTGCCACAAAACTGA
- a CDS encoding ABC transporter ATP-binding protein, with product MPSVVLENLTKDYHGFSRPWKRILAGLSFGYFGIDLKFTAIRSLSVRIGSGEILGIIGKNGAGKSTLLKLITGVISKDKGNLIVNGSVRALLELSVGFNPELSGEENVYYNGLVWGYKPSEIKDLIDSIFEFAELKEFRNSPLKNYSSGMAMRLGFSLATAIRPDILIVDEALAVGDASFQQKCLKRIKEFSNLGSCILVVSHDLGLISYFCTRAILLDHGTMLFDGSPRVAIEEYMHVLAKKTEPSLIPNSELIQDVLVSLRNEKGLDTRHHFLGSTATLRIEFQSTKQITDATIGFHIDSEKGIRIFGTNSFHLGKRNLKILESERTLVEFQFPIQFSDGKYSLGVSIHKGETHMEGSYFWAESILDFEVERGKIEKFVGLCHLPTEFQIQTLSKSE from the coding sequence ATGCCTTCTGTTGTTTTAGAAAATCTAACAAAAGATTATCATGGATTTTCAAGACCTTGGAAACGAATCCTTGCAGGACTGAGTTTTGGATATTTCGGAATCGATTTGAAATTTACCGCCATACGATCATTAAGTGTTCGCATTGGTTCTGGTGAAATTTTAGGTATCATCGGGAAAAATGGTGCAGGCAAATCCACACTTTTAAAACTAATTACAGGTGTTATCAGTAAAGATAAGGGAAACCTGATTGTGAATGGCTCAGTTCGTGCACTTCTTGAGCTGAGTGTTGGATTCAATCCAGAACTTTCTGGTGAAGAAAACGTATATTATAACGGTCTTGTTTGGGGATATAAACCATCTGAGATCAAAGACCTAATCGATTCCATTTTTGAATTCGCAGAGTTAAAAGAATTTCGAAATTCTCCTTTAAAGAATTATAGTTCCGGAATGGCAATGCGCCTTGGTTTTAGTCTCGCTACAGCAATACGTCCAGATATCTTAATTGTAGATGAAGCTTTGGCGGTTGGTGATGCCAGTTTCCAACAAAAATGTTTGAAACGAATCAAAGAGTTTTCTAATCTTGGGTCTTGTATTTTGGTTGTGAGCCATGATCTTGGGCTCATCTCTTATTTTTGTACAAGGGCGATTCTACTTGATCATGGTACTATGTTGTTTGATGGAAGCCCAAGAGTTGCCATTGAAGAATATATGCATGTATTGGCAAAAAAAACAGAACCCTCATTAATCCCAAATTCTGAATTGATTCAGGATGTTTTGGTTTCACTCCGAAATGAAAAGGGATTAGACACACGGCATCATTTCCTTGGATCCACAGCCACACTGCGAATTGAATTCCAATCAACAAAACAGATCACAGATGCAACCATCGGATTCCATATTGATAGCGAAAAGGGGATTCGTATTTTTGGAACCAATTCATTCCACCTGGGAAAACGAAATTTAAAGATCCTTGAGTCCGAACGCACTCTTGTCGAATTCCAATTTCCTATTCAATTTAGTGATGGAAAATACAGTTTGGGAGTTTCCATTCACAAAGGAGAAACCCATATGGAAGGCAGCTATTTTTGGGCCGAATCCATTTTGGATTTTGAGGTGGAACGAGGGAAAATTGAGAAATTTGTAGGACTTTGTCATTTACCGACAGAATTCCAAATCCAAACCCTTTCCAAATCAGAATAG
- a CDS encoding ABC transporter permease — MEKVSILWALVRRDYALQYAGSFLGISWMFLQNLVLISLYALVFLVLNLKTPSTQEDFTAYLLTGLLYWFPIQELLVRGTGILTDNRSLLKRSSLGIDLFLWIPYIQFLIHSLVTSIPVFSYLAYSGKLNLSGIFVGYMILVFAGLYLMLLLHYLSRLNILLKDISPLIRLVSQLIFWGIPVLYYPTGYLKEWNRLNPFTIPLDIFRTSVIPGFTPQFDWIHILPFLFFFLLVYLLAKRKFQSVILDHL; from the coding sequence ATGGAGAAAGTATCCATACTTTGGGCTCTTGTTCGACGAGACTATGCACTGCAGTATGCAGGGTCCTTTTTGGGAATTTCCTGGATGTTTTTGCAGAACCTCGTACTCATTAGTTTGTACGCACTGGTTTTTTTGGTGCTCAACTTAAAAACCCCCTCAACACAAGAAGACTTCACTGCTTACCTTTTGACAGGACTTCTTTATTGGTTTCCCATCCAAGAACTACTAGTCAGGGGGACGGGAATTCTTACGGACAATCGAAGTTTGCTCAAACGTTCCAGCCTAGGGATTGATTTATTTTTGTGGATTCCTTATATTCAGTTTCTCATCCATAGCCTTGTTACCTCCATCCCCGTATTTAGTTATCTGGCTTATTCTGGTAAGTTAAACCTTTCTGGAATTTTTGTAGGGTATATGATTCTAGTTTTTGCCGGATTGTATTTGATGTTACTTCTCCATTATCTTTCTAGGTTAAATATTTTATTAAAAGACATTTCACCTTTGATTCGTTTGGTGAGTCAGTTGATTTTTTGGGGAATCCCTGTTTTGTATTATCCCACTGGATATTTAAAAGAGTGGAATCGATTAAATCCATTCACAATTCCTTTGGATATTTTTCGCACTTCCGTCATTCCTGGTTTCACACCCCAATTTGATTGGATTCATATTTTACCGTTTCTCTTTTTTTTCCTTCTAGTTTATTTACTTGCCAAACGTAAATTCCAATCGGTCATTTTGGACCACCTTTAA